A portion of the Lolium rigidum isolate FL_2022 chromosome 1, APGP_CSIRO_Lrig_0.1, whole genome shotgun sequence genome contains these proteins:
- the LOC124683988 gene encoding uncharacterized protein LOC124683988 — translation MSPSMPPAQPRGSSRHHTTSSSRTTTTRPAIRIIHIIAPEIIKTDAANFRSLVQRLTGRQHQQLSDDESSAAVTVAVAPTPPSPIEKPQKKRLAPAPVLADDFVLQQENRGRKKIKCEVVKVEEGGFSFGGGAGAGDLDFGELWMDRNPGGFLSFLEEDVFQGTMVPDFLQPPLGSSRMDLIGEMCASYLA, via the coding sequence ATGAGCCCATCGATGCCACCGGCACAGCCCAGGGGCTCTTCCCGCCACCACACGACGTCATCATCCAGGACTACTACCACGCGGCCCGCGATAAGAATCATCCACATCATCGCGCCGGAGATCATCAAGACCGACGCCGCAAACTTCCGGAGCCTCGTGCAGCGGCTCACCGGGAGGCAGCACCAACAGCTGTCGGACGACGAATCCAGCGCGGCCGTGACGGTGGCCGTGGCGCCTACGCCGCCTTCGCCCATAGAGAAGCCGCAGAAGAAGAGGttggcgccggcgccggtgctTGCCGACGATTTTGTGTTGCAGCAGGAGAACAGAGGGAGGAAGAAAATCAAGTGcgaggtggtgaaggtggaggaagGAGGGTTCAGCTTCGGTGGCGGTGCTGGTGCCGGTGACCTTGACTTCGGCGAGCTGTGGATGGACCGCAACCCTGGGGGCTTCTTGAGCTTCCTGGAGGAGGACGTCTTCCAGGGGACGATGGTCCCTGACTTCTTGCAGCCTCCTCTAGGGTCGTCgaggatggatttgattggtgaaatgTGTGCATCCTATCTGGCTTAA